From Epinephelus lanceolatus isolate andai-2023 chromosome 23, ASM4190304v1, whole genome shotgun sequence:
ATAAAGTGGGTAAAAATTCTGACCTGCTAGTAGTGCTAGAGGAAGAGTCAGGGATCACCAGTTAATaaggttcatcctctggggatcatgaatgtctTTAACAGCTTTTGGATTTCTCCTTCAGgtagatttaaaaatatttttccatgtaAGTGAAACTTTTGTCCTGCTTGTGGTGCCAGAGGAGAAGTTGGTTAGGGTTCATCTTCTGTGAAACGTTGATATCTGAACCTGATTTTATGGCAGTCCATCCTGTAGTTGTTGAGGCTTTTCACTAAAGAACTTTGTGACACTAGAAGAAAAGTTAGTGTATTACTAAAGTCATGAAGGTCCATCTGTTGGTGACCATAaatatctgtacaaaatttaGTGGCAATCACTCCAACAGCTGTTAAGATCAGTCTGGATGATGGACCCACCAACCAACACTGCCACCCTTGGATCTGCACAGCTAGTGTGGCTAAAAATCTCATTCAGTGGAGATCAATAAAGCTGAAACAGTCCATTTATCAACTGAGCACTGTGTTAGCTGTTGGGTGGTTGGGTGGTGCTTTATACCCCCATCCAGACTGGGTAATGGACAGTCAGCGTCGCCGATGAGACTGATGGCCCACTGCTCACATCGAGACCCCTTTATTAGTTGTTTCCAGAATGACATTAGTTTAGCTACTGAGGACCAACAGGCTCGGCAGGAACAGAGGAGCTCTGTGTCCTGGTCCCAGATTAACACAGGAAAGGAGACCATGCCAAGGTCATGGCAGGCAGAGAAAGACAGGGCCACCATGGATCCTGCTTTGACCTCGGTGTAGACACTGTGGTCTGGTGGTCAGGGTCAAGTGGACGAGGGGATATTTATGGCCTGTTTTGGAGACTGTCTGTTTATGGAGGAGCCTGGCAGGGACATATTGTCTTCCTGGGGCCTCAGGCTGGACCACACTGCACAAATGTAGATTAATGATTGGGCACGAGTGTTTTTCAGTGTCATAAATCCATAAGAATAAGCAGATGACCCTTGATTCCTGTTCTGCTGAGTGTCAAAATGGCACGGCACTGGCAAAATATCATCTCCATTATCAACAGCAATACCAATCTGCACTTAACTGATTACTGGTCAAGAATCACACAATGTTCGGGCTGCaacaaacaattattttcactgcTGATTAATCAAATAGTCTGCAAAGtttgtgaaaaatgtccatcatcAGAGTTATTTTGTGCACACCGTTTAATTTCCTTGTGGGACTTgttccaaaaaaacaaagaacaattAACTCGTGTGCACAAGACATTAACTTGCTCCCACAAGATAACAACTCCTACCTAAAAGAAAATAACTTGTGCGCACAAGATAATTACTCGTTCCCAAAAAATAATTAACTTGTGCGTAGAAGATACTAAGTTGTTCCCGCAACATAATTAACTTGTTTGCACAATAACTAGTTCCCACAAGCCAACTAACTTGTTTCCACAACATAATAACTTGTTTCCAAAAGATATTTTctttgttcccacaagataattaacttgtgCACACAATAACTAGTTCCCACAAGTgaattaacttgttcccacaagacaATAGCTTGTACACACAAGATGAAAGGTAACTTGAGCATACAAGATATAACTTGTtcccaaaaaataatcaaccTAAAAGAAAATAACTTGTGCGCACAAGATAATTACTCGTTCCCAAAAAATAATTAACTTGTGCGTAGAAGATAGTAAGTTGTTCCCGCAACATAATTAACTTGTTTGCACAATAACTAGTTCCCACAAGCCAACTAACTTGTTTCCACAACATAATAACTTGTTTCCAAAAGATATTTTctttgttcccacaagataattaacttgtgCACACAATAACTAGTTCCCACAAGTgaattaacttgttcccacaagacaATAGCTTGTACACACAAGATGAAAGGTAACTTGAGCATACAAGATATAACTTGTtcccaaaaaataatcaactTGTACACAAGAGATAATATATTGTTCCCAAAAGACGAAAAGTTAACTTGAGCACACAAGACAATAACTTGTACCCAAaagataattaacttgtgtGCACAGTAACAAGTTCCTACAAGTgaattaacttgttcccacaagataatagCGTGTGTGCATAAGATGAAAGTTAACATGAGCGCACAAGATAATAACTAGTTCCCAAAAGATGAACGTTACCTTAAGCGCACAAGATAATATCCTAAAAGATACTTAACTTGTGTGCACAATGAATAGTTCCCAATGAAtagttcccacaagataattaacttgtgCGAAAAGATCAAAGTTAAATTAAGTgcacaagataataacttgcTCCCAAAAGCTAATTTACCTCTGCGCACAATAACGAGTTCccacaaaataattaaattgtGTGCATAAGAAAACTTGTTCCCAAAAGATAAATAACTTGAGATATTAATTTGTTCCCACAACATACTTTATTTCGTTCCCACAAAATAATTACTTGGATGCATATGATGAAAGTTATTATCTTTTGTGCACAAGAtttccaaaaatatatattaccTTTTGGGACTTTAGGGGCTCTGTAAAAACCCCAAAACTCAGTTTGCAACCACATAAAACCACAGAGCACAAACGTACACCATGTAAAAATATCCTGAATTTATTCATTtcctgagctctgtttgtggaATGAATAATTTGGACTTTAATTtggatttaaatcattttaatgatACTGAAGTGTTGACTCAAAACAAACTGTCCATGTTTAATAACTGTTTTCACTCTGCAGTGCCATGGTTCCCTAATGATATTCAAGACCTGGACCGCTTCGCCAACCAGATCCTCAGCTACGGTTCTGAGCTGGATGCTGATCACCCAGTAAGGACTGACATATCCGTCACTGTCTGTGTGCCACATCCTGCCtccgcatgtgtgtgtgtgtgggtgtgtgtgtttgtgtgtgaatacGTGTCCACTCACGCCCACGTGTGTTATGAAAGACGAGGCTGTGGAGATGACAGGCTGCACTCTGCCGTCTATTCTAATGGAAACTATCTAGACACACAAATTGATGTCATTGCTTTAATTGAGCCCCTATAATTATAGATAATTGCTCCCTTTTACCACCGCCATTAAAGCAGAATGTATTCATCATAAGCTGAAAAACACGCTACAAAGGCTTCATTTGAATATGTATCTGCGAGCTCTTATTAGAGACGGAGTGCATAATGCTGTCAAAGGCCACAGGGTTTAGCCTCAGCAGAGGATTTCCACTCTTTGATTTAGCTGTGAGTGGCCGGGCTGCGATCATGAGATCTAACATGGctttcctttgtgtgtgtgtgtgtgtgtgtgtgtgtgtgtgtgtgtgtgttcagggctTCACAGATCCAGTGTACAGAGCCCGCAGGAAGGAGTTTGCTGACATCGCCTACAACTACAGACAGTAATTACTCCCAGAAATCTTACTGTTACAACCCCATcacatattttgtgtgtttttaaagcctGAAAGGAAGCTATGttgaaatatttgtgttttcaaGTGGTTATTTTGGGTGATTTCTTTCTCTGCTTTGCTTTGAAAATTATCATAATCAAATAGGGATGAATTGCAGGCAGCCAGTGGTGGATTTAAAGGGCCTTAGTGTTACACAGCTATGTAAATGCTCGGTGGGTATTTGGCACTCTTTGTTGTGCCTCTGAATAATACCTCTTAATTATACACACAAAGACCATGATACACacaaataatgaagtgatgctTTGCTCATGCAGCCTATCGTTGTTGGGAAATTTGGGGGAAACCTTAAAATGAACAACTCAACAATTTAAACACATTCGTTTGATGATATCCGCAGAATGTTTGGATAATGATTCTGTTTGTGGCATTATTAAGATGTGCAGTGTGGAGGAAGCAGGACTTACTGACTGCAGCAACGTAAAAATTGACTAAAGTGGTCTAAATTGGTTTCCTTTGCAAATTCTTAGGAAGGTCCCTAAAATTGTTATTAAAGATAGGGGAAATGGAGGCACTTCCCATTAAATAATcctaattaaaaatgtaaaaatgtgtctgtAAGCGAGCACACAattcaacaaaaacagaaaataaagttaaaatgaataaaaagtgaaTATTTAAGAGGGTTTAAATGAGATCTGTCAGTTCGCCAAGTAGTTTTTTCAAGGAATTATATCTTGGTATACTGTGCAGTGACGGTGGGTTGCTGTTTGTATACAGTATTGCCAGCAgaagtaaaagtgaaagccaaccccagattcatttTGAAATGAACTCTGTCCGCTTGGTGTGTTACCTCGCTAGATTTGTGGGGGGTTTTCGGAACTGTGTCTACGATTTCAAGCATCCTTTTTAGATGCCTGCTGGTTGTGACCTTTTTATAAAAGTCCCTatctcacctgagcgctgtgccaggaataataataataataataataataataataataataataagttttatttgtatagcacctttccaAACAAAGTTACAAGGCGCTTTACAACAGCACAATAAAAAGGCAGAATccaataaaatgacaataatataaaaacattataagaacataagaaacaacaaaacattagaAAATAGAAAACATTAGACATTATTAGAGTACATTATTAGATGACAACAGCAATTAaataaaagcacatttaaaaaagtgtgtttgtAAGAGAGATTTAAAAGAGGACAGAGATGTGGCTCGCCTGATCTCCTCCGACAGGTCGTTCCAGAGCGACGGGGCCCTGATAGCAAAGGCCCAGTCACCCCTTGGTTTTCAATCTAGATCTTGGAATCTCTAATAGGGACCCACCGGAGGATCTCAGGCTACGCCTTGGCTCATATGGGACTAAGCAGTCTTTGATGTACTCAGGGGCCAGTCCCATCTGGGCCTTAAAAGTGAttgttaaaatcttaaaatcaattctaaaaacACACAGGTAGCCAGTGTAATGAAGCTAAAATCGGGGTTATGTGTACTCTTTTGTTTGACTTTGTGAGGAGTgaggagttacagtaatctaaaCGGGATgtgatgaatgcatgaatgacaATTTCCAGGTTCTTGGGAGACAGAAAGGACCGGATTTTGGAGATTCTGTGTAGTTGGATGAAACAAGACTGGACAGTTGTTTTAACATGCTGATTAAAGTTGAGATTACTATCAAAAATGATACCAAGATTTCTGCAGCTGGGGGTGATGCTGGTGGAGAATAAGCCAAGTTGTGGTAAGATGTGATTGTGTGTGGTGCCTGGGCCTATGATAATGACTTCGGATTTGTCTGGGTTCAATTGAAGGAAATTATTAGACAGCCAGATTTGTACTTCATTTAGGCATACCTGGAGAGTGTTTAGTTGCTGGTTGATGGTAGGGTCGAAAGAGAAAtaaagctgtgtgtcatctgcgtaaaAATGGAactaatgttgttgttgttgttgctgcggaTTATGTGTCCTAGTGGTAACATGTAGAGTGAGAAGAGCAACGGGCCAAGGACTGGAATGtctcaaacacagcaaaataaggagAAAATGACAACGCACAGGAaaagggcagagtctctgcagataaatacacagtCACAAACTTCTAGCAGGTCATaaatgatgattgagagggaatgttttttaagaaatcttgcatagtgtacctttaaaattcaaataaatgagGCTGAGCAACTGAATAACTGCAGTTCTTTTTAGGAAACCCCTCAGGAAACTATAGGTAGATTAACCAACCACATAGGAAGGTAAAATTGGCTGAGTCATTACAAATATTACGAGTTATGAACACCAGTGTGTATATATGATATCCAAAACCAATATCAGTACCAAGAAGATGTATTTCccctcttatctgtagtgctgtttatcagtctagattgttttggtgtgggttgcagagtgttggagatatcagctgtagagatgtctgccttctctccaatataatggaactagatggcactcagcttgtggtgctcaaagtgtcaATGTACCCACCAAAAGTATCCATActcagaaggaagcatgcagctgctgctagctcacctagcactactgagctagctaacgttgcaGCTTAGCAGAGGAAGACATCATTAGTGTTTACGTCTTGTGCTGTCAttagcacgagcctctcgtctatgagtagatgcacgcttccttctgcacagtgatacgtctggtgggtgtagtttggtaaaaGGGAAATAGTTCcggcatgaaactgctcacaacaaggtctgtggattatcttaagtaaccaggtcatgatttctggaaagagacattgatgttgagttcttcaaatgtatttttgtggcgctttgagcaccacaagctgagtgccatctagttccattatattggagagaaggcagacatcgctacggctgatatctccaacattctgcaactcacaccaaaacaatctagactgataaacagcactacaggtaagaggaaagatatgtatttttggttttgcagTGCTTTCTactaactcactaaactcattAAGAAACAGCCCAGAACACAAACAGTAACCTCATGTCTTTGTCCCAGTGGCCAAATCATCCCTCGAGTGGAGTacacagaggaagaaaagacCACATGGGGGACGGTGTTTAAGGAGCTGAAGACTCTGTACCCGACTCACGCCTGCCGCGAACACAACCGTGTCTTCCCCCTGCTGGAGAAATACTGCGGCTACAGGCAGGACAACATCCCGCAGCTGGAGGACGTCTCCCGCTTCCTGCAGTGTAAGTCCCGTCTTGTATTTGACTCTAAAGGTCCCACTGATGACATCTCCATCTATTATCATTCATGTAATTTTGGAAACCCCGGGGTGGTGACTGTGGGAGGCAGGGCCTGTTCAAATGCCCTACTTCCTATTCCTCTCTCCCTGCCCTCACTGACTCCTCATTCAGCACACCCAAACCCCTCACCTCTTTCATCTCTCCGCCTCTCTCCTGCAGCGTGCACAGGCTTCCGGCTTCGCCCTGTGGCCGGCCTGCTCTCATCTCGGGACTTCCTGGCTGGACTCGCCTTCCGTGTCTTTCATTCCACGCAGTACATTCGTCACGGCTCCAAACCCACATACACACCTGAGCCGTGAGTGTGGACAAACTCTGTTCATAAAAAGAAGGACAGAAATACAGATTTGTGTGATTTTTAAAGagtcattttgatttttttaatacagGGACATCTGCCACGAGCTGCTGGGACACGTTCCTCTGTTTGCTGACTCCAGTTTCGCCCAATTCTCACAGGTACCCCGTCCAGTGACGAAaagataaacaataaatacaaaactaAATAAAGCAGAAAGCCGAAAGACTTACACCTTATATATCTTTATAACTTTGATCTATTCATATTTAAAATCTAAATATAGTTTTTGATTATCTTTGTCTTTGCACTGCTAGGAAATCGGTCTCGCCTCCCTCGGTGCCCCTGATGAGTTCATTGAGAAACTTGCTACTGTGAGTATTACACACAGGGTGGCTggggctcagaggtagagtgggtcgtccactaatcataAGATCAGCGGCTCCTTCAgtccgcatgtcgaagtatccttgccTCGTGCTGGATATCAAATCTTCTCAAGGGTCTCTGGGTTTGTGGATTTCTGTAGCTCAACCGTCCTTGTTTTTATGAATTCCTGCCTGAGTTTGGTGTATAGATCATACTTTCATAAaaccgtgtgtgtgttctcaggtGTACTGGTTCACTGTGGAGTTTGGCCTGTGTAAGCAGGGCTCAGAGATCAAAGCCTACGGAGCTGGCTTGCTTTCATCATTCGGAGAGCTGCAGGTAAGAAAGGAGGGGGGTGACATATGTGTTTGAGTCAGAGTCTATGCATCACTTTGAGCAAACACAGACCCCCGCAGCAGCGAGATGGATAGCTCAACCCCCCCCATGTGTTGTGACATTGGGTGGTTGAGCTATGACACATGCACCCTATtgcacaacagcagcagagcaggcaGTGGGTTAGTGGTCCACTCAGATCGGGGTTTTATGTGTCACTGGGGGAGTCGGCCTGCCTGCCCAGTGGGGTGTGGGTAAAGTTGTTCAGTGGGTAAGTGGGGGCAGAGATGGATGAACAGCTCGCTATCGAGGTCACCAGTTACATCAGCCGCTGTCAGCAGAGGATGTGCACTCTGCCAAGTCACATCAACGGGACAGCAGTGTCCTGAATCATgctgcacttcctgtttactgACAGCACTGATGGGAACAGAGACGCTCATTGAGAAACTGAAATCCATATAGTAAAAAGCCGGATTAAATATATCCTTTTTTGCACTGTGTTCTTTCAGTACTGTCTGACAGACAAGCCCAAAATCCTGCCCTTTGACCCCTCCAAGACCTCCCTCCAGAAATACCCAATCACAGAGTACCAGCCTGTTTACTTTGTGGCTGAAAGCTTTGAGGACGCCAAAGAGAAAGTGAGGTAAGGacgtgctgttttttttaaaaaaaagatatggtTTAAAGCTTTCCTGCATTTATACAATTTTAAAGGGTCACTTCAgtattttcaacctggaccctaatCCCAATCTTTTTATGTGTAAGTGAcaaatggagacaacaatttttcaaaaattGGTACGGTATTGAGCGAGACCTATACAGCTGGCAGCCgacaaacaggctgcaatgtaatcagTTGGGGCATTTGCTCAGCGTCAGTTTACGTCCATTAAAAGtacttgttttgccactgacaggctcaaattgttattataagtgtctcaCAATGTAaggaaatgatccctacagagatcgACCTGactgttaaagagtaagatcctttgtgtttaaccagaaacagcctctAAATCACCagcaccaaacccaccagactccatttaaataaacattaattttatcattgtataACACACCTTATTCAAAGTcaactgaaacaaattaaaactcACAACAACCATCTTAGACTTtacactgttccaacaatcaccgactctggtttggtttaaataaGCCCTTAAATCACCCAGTaatatgtgaaaacatgctgcatctatacacactaaaatgactgtttatttaaatggagtctggtgggtttggtgttggcaattctggttaaacaaaaagggttACTCTATCCACCTGAGACCCTGGGTCCTCACATGAGGACATTACAGGACATTTTGGGTTTCCTGCACCTTACACGTCACTCTGCTTGACTTGTTGACTTGTTGTCCTCATCTGTGGACACTTAAATGCTCAGTCTACAGCTTATCCTGACAGAAGTGtacaaggtacaaaacctgatcagacttaatggttgaaacttgtttatttgtagtgtgatatggcaacaaatttgaccaagtTTAGCAACAGTACCCGTACTTGTACTCGTCTTCCTCCGCTTATCTGGGTCAGGGTCGCGGggacagcagcctcagcaaagaagcccagacagtcctctccccagccacttctgtcagctcttccgcgggaaccctgaggcgttcccaggccagccgggtgatgtaatccctccagcgtgtcctggggcggcctcgaggtctcctcccggttggacatgcccgaaacacctcccaagggaggcgtccggaaggcatccttaccagatgcccgaaccacctcaactggctcctctcgatgtggaggagcagcggctctactccgagtccctcccggatgtccgagctcctcaccctatctctaaggctgagcccagccaccctgcggaggaaactcatttcggccgcttgtactcagAATcttgttctttcggtcactacccagagcttgtgaccacaggtgagggttggaacataCATcaaccggtaaatcgagagcttcactttttggctaagctcccttttcaccacaacggactggttaagcgcctgcatcactgctgacgccgccccaatctgcctgtcaatctcccgctctatcc
This genomic window contains:
- the pah gene encoding phenylalanine-4-hydroxylase, producing the protein MDAAYKRVNGNYGPEAATEEQESGRKRRGSMYLEEETDKSEVISCIFSLKEEVGALAKGLRLFEDKGINLRHIESRPSRTNKDEFEFFISVDPTCSQALDEVIDGLRTQISGHVHELSRNKEKDTVPWFPNDIQDLDRFANQILSYGSELDADHPGFTDPVYRARRKEFADIAYNYRHGQIIPRVEYTEEEKTTWGTVFKELKTLYPTHACREHNRVFPLLEKYCGYRQDNIPQLEDVSRFLQSCTGFRLRPVAGLLSSRDFLAGLAFRVFHSTQYIRHGSKPTYTPEPDICHELLGHVPLFADSSFAQFSQEIGLASLGAPDEFIEKLATVYWFTVEFGLCKQGSEIKAYGAGLLSSFGELQYCLTDKPKILPFDPSKTSLQKYPITEYQPVYFVAESFEDAKEKVRKFAATIPRPFSVRYNPYTQSIEVLDNTKQLSNLADSISCELVKLCEALRKLD